A region of the Pseudarthrobacter phenanthrenivorans Sphe3 genome:
CGATGGCAGTCAGTCCCTCATGGAATCCCACCATGATGATGGACACAAGCCATTTGAACGGAAACATGATTGTTTCAAAGAAGTCCATACTTATCCCTATTCGTCAGGCCGCACTGCGGCCTTCTCCATCAGTCCGAGCAGCCAGGTACTTGTCCGGGTTGTTCAGCACAACAATTGTGGGGGTCTGGTGCTCGGGCCATTCCCGGTGGCCAGCGGGGACGTGGTCCACACCGCCGGCATTCCATGGGTGGCAGCGGCCCAGGCGGCGGAGCGCCAGCCAGCTTCCCTTGACTGCACCATGGACGGTGACCGCTTCCAAAGCATAGGCGGAACAGGAAGGAAAGAACCGGCAGACCTGGCCGTACAAGGGTGAAATCACCTTGCGGTAAGCCTTCAACAAAAGAATGAGGATATTGCGGGGAAGGTTCCAGAAGAACATTGCCACCGCGGCAACAACAGGATGGAGATGGGTGACGACGACGGCGGTGGCGTTACGCACGCGGTGTCCCCTCCTGTGTTGTACCGGCCGAACCGATGGCTGCCGCCCGTCGTGGGCGGCTGGCCAGCCGGTTCAGCGTCGATTCCAATGCGGCATTGTAATCCGACAGCAGCTGGTCCCAGCTGGCAGTTGCGGACGCGGGAAGCGCCCGGACCACTATGGCAAAACCGGTACCATGCTCGCGCAGCGAGGCAGCACCTGCTTCTCTCAATCTCCTCTTAACGAGGTTCCTGACCACAGCGTTCCCTACACTCTTGGAAACGATGAACCCGATCCGGCTGGGTTCGTCGACAGCAATGGCTGCCGTATATAACACTACGTTCCGGCGTCCATTGCGGACACCGGAACGTACGGTTGTTGAAAAATCGGTTGCAGTCCTCAAACGGTTACGGGTGGCCAGCACCTTTAAACTCGCAAAGAAATGTGTACCGAAGAGTCAGTTATTTAGGCCGACAGCTCGGTGCGGCCCTTGCCACGGCGGGCTGCCAGGATGGCGCGGCCGGCACGGGTACGCATACGAAGGCGGAAGCCGTGCTTCTTGGCTCGA
Encoded here:
- the rpmH gene encoding 50S ribosomal protein L34; translation: MSKRTFQPNNRRRAKKHGFRLRMRTRAGRAILAARRGKGRTELSA
- the rnpA gene encoding ribonuclease P protein component; protein product: MLATRNRLRTATDFSTTVRSGVRNGRRNVVLYTAAIAVDEPSRIGFIVSKSVGNAVVRNLVKRRLREAGAASLREHGTGFAIVVRALPASATASWDQLLSDYNAALESTLNRLASRPRRAAAIGSAGTTQEGTPRA
- the yidD gene encoding membrane protein insertion efficiency factor YidD, which translates into the protein MRNATAVVVTHLHPVVAAVAMFFWNLPRNILILLLKAYRKVISPLYGQVCRFFPSCSAYALEAVTVHGAVKGSWLALRRLGRCHPWNAGGVDHVPAGHREWPEHQTPTIVVLNNPDKYLAARTDGEGRSAA